In Larimichthys crocea isolate SSNF chromosome VI, L_crocea_2.0, whole genome shotgun sequence, one genomic interval encodes:
- the LOC104929052 gene encoding SPRY domain-containing protein 3 has translation MDDINLHYRFLNWRRRIREIREVRAVRYRERLKRMLRDGDVLRYHGNSDEVGCFVAARPLSRRNRYYEVTIIDTGVRGMIAVGLVPQFYKLDHQPGWLPHSVAFHADDGKLYNGNTVGQQFGPKCCRGDKIGCGISTDLEDGQLTVFFTKNGKEVGSVEIPASPDALYPAVGMHSLGEEVLLDLNAEWGTEEDDGQMIVDSHEEDWGRLHDVKVTGTLLEYVGKGKSIVDVGLAQARRPLNTRFHYYELEITDAGEKCYIALGLARRDYPKNRHPGWSRGSIAYHADDGKLFQGSGVGDPFGPRCFEGDIMGCGIMFPRDYSLDGGDDVDDWDLEVFPKPSEVQNDLYASNEDEEDEGEDLEGRKVTVFFTRNGKVVGRREVALPVGGLYPTIGMMSTGEKVRVDLHPLSG, from the exons ATGGACGACATAAACCTTCATTATCGCTTTCTGAACTGGAGGAGGCGAATTCGAGAAATCCGTGAAGTGCGAGCAGTGCGATACCGGGAGCGGCTCAAAAGGATGCTGAGAGACGGAGACGTACTCAG GTATCATGGGAATTCAGATGAAGTTGGCTGTTTTGTGGCGGCCAGGCCGTTGTCGAGAAGAAATCGCTATTATGAA GTGACCATCATCGATACCGGGGTGAGGGGGATGATCGCTGTTGGTTTGGTGCCTCAGTTCTACAAGCTGGACCATCAGCCGGGCTGGCTCCCACACTCTGTAGCTTTTCATGCTGATGATGGCAA GCTGTATAATGGCAACACTGTAGGACAGCAGTTTGGTCCAAAATGCTGCAGAGGTGACAAAATCGGCTGTGGAATATCCACGGACCTGGAGGACGGACAGTTAACAGTGTTTTTTACCAAGAATGGGAAGGAA GTCGGCAGTGTGGAAATCCCTGCATCGCCTGATGCTCTCTACCCTGCAGTGGGAATGCACTCTCTGGGAGAAGAAGTGCTGCTAGACCTGAACGCTGAATGGGGGACGGAGGAGGATGATGGACAGATGATAGTGGACAGTCATGAAGAGGACTGGGGCCGTCTCCATGACGTCAAGGTGACTGGCACg CTGCTGGAGTACGTTGGTAAAGGGAAGAGCATCGTGGACGTGGGCTTGGCTCAGGCCCGCCGACCTCTCAACACACGCTTCCACTACTATGAGCTGGAGATTACAGATGCTGGAGAGAAGTGTTACATCGCCCTGGGGCTGGCACGCAGG GACTACCCCAAAAACAGACATCCAGGTTGGAGCAGAGGGTCCATAGCCTATCATGCAG atgatgggAAACTGTTCCAGGGCAGCGGAGTTGGGGACCCGTTTGGACCACGCTGCTTCGAAGGGGACATTATGGGCTGCGGGATCATGTTTCCTCGCGACTACAGCCTCGATGGTGGAG ATGACGTAGACGACTGGGACCTCGAGGTGTTTCCAAAGCCCAGCGAGGTTCAGAATGACTTGTATGCAAGCAACGAAgatgaggaggacgaggggGAAGATCTGGAGGGGAGGAAGGTCACG GTGTTCTTCACCAGGAATGGAAAGGTTGTGGGCCGGAGGGAAGTGGCCTTACCTGTAGGAGGTTTGTACCCTACAATTGGGATGATGAGCACAGGGGAGAAGGTCAGAGTGGACCTGCACCCCCTCAGTGGCTGA
- the LOC104929051 gene encoding insulin-like growth factor-binding protein 3, with translation MLLYLNILVLLLLQPALSSPVPLTTPSRCPTCKSDPTQSLPSVDLNATTLAIGEPCGVYTVSCSYGLRCAPPEDEPRPLRALLEGRGVCSNASSAGTTESPHTAVPTPTEDPEEAPCRKLLTTLIKGLDDNVFGSHHDIYMPNCDKRGFFRKKQCWSSRGKRRGKCWCVDQNGMPVTSNTKQRGGLSC, from the exons ATGCTTCTGTATCTAAACATCCTGGTACTGCTTCTCCTGCAGCCAGCTCTGTCAAGCCCAGTGCCGCTGACAACGCCATCCAGATGTCCCACCTGTAAATCAGATCCCACACAGAGTCTGCCGTCTGTAGACCTAAACGCCACCACTCTGGCGATTGGAGAACCATGTGGTGTCTACACAGTGAGCTGCTCCTACGGTCTACGATGTGCACCTCCAGAGGATGAGCCAAGGCCCCTCCGTGCCCTGCTCGAAGGCAGGGGGGTCTGCAGTAATGCCAGCAGCGCTGGCACAACTGAAAGCCCCCACACAGCAG TCCCAACACCCACTGAGGATCCAGAGGAG GCTCCATGTCGCAAACTGCTAACCACACTTATCAAAGGTCTTGACGACAACGTATTTGGCTCACATCATGACATCTACATGCCCAACTGTGACAAGCGTGGTTTCTTCAGGAAGAAGCAG TGTTGGTCCTCTCGAGGCAAGCGGCGTGGAAAGTGCTGGTGTGTTGATCAGAATGGCATGCCGGTCACCTCAAACACTAAACAGAGGGGTGGTCTCAGCTGTTAA
- the LOC104929050 gene encoding phosphatidylinositol 5-phosphate 4-kinase type-2 gamma, translated as MSSPNATSSPLSTLAPKRKTKKKHFVQQKVEVFRASDPVLSVLMWGVNHSMNDLSQVPVPVILLPDDFKASTKIKVNNHLFNKENLPGQFKFKEYCPQVFRNLRERFGIEDQDYQVSLARSPPLKDEDGQCMRLLLTSYDRTLVLKEISSEEVEEMHNILSEYHQHIATCHGNTLLPQFLAMYRVTVESEDTYLLVMRNMFSHRLHVHRKYDLKGSLVSREASFKEKVKELPTYKDVDFRNSMQKVYVSDEGKEKIMEKISRDIEFLVCMRIMDYSLLLGIHDVERAEREEEEEEEDEDEEMEASHEEEEEDENGLAPAPGSASPEGIGGYMNSYKPMGPGEFDPYVDVYAIQSSVGAPHREVYFMGLIDVLTQYDTKKKAAHAAKAVKHGAGAEISTVHPEQYAKRFLEFITNIFA; from the exons ATGTCTTCTCCCAACGCCACCTCCAGCCCTCTGAGCACCCTGGCACCAAAGAGGAAAACTAAGAAGAAACACTTTGTGCAGCAGAAAGTGGAGGTTTTCCGAGCCAGTGACCCTGTGCTGAGCGTCCTCATGTGGGGGGTCAATCACTcg ATGAACGACCTGAGCCAGGTGCCTGTACCTGTCATCCTGCTCCCAGACGACTTCAAAGCCAGCACCAAGATAAAAGTGAACAACCACCTCTTCAACAA AGAGAATCTCCCAGGACAGTTCAAGTTCAAAGAGTACTGTCCACAAGTTTTCAGAAACCTGCGAGAGCGCTTCGGAATCGAGGACCAAGATTATCAG GTGTCTCTGGCTCGCAGTCCTCCACTCAAAGACGAGGACGGGCAGTGCATGAGGCTGCTGCTGACGTCATACGACCGCACTTTGGTATTGAAAGAAATCTCcagtgaggaggtggaggaaatgcACAACATCCTCTCTGAGTACCACCAG CATATTGCCACCTGCCACGGCAATACGCTGCTCCCTCAGTTCCTGGCCATGTACAGAGTCACTGTGGAGAGCGAGGACACCTACCTGCTAGTCATGAGGAATATGTTCAGCCACAGACTGCATGTACACAGGAAGTATGACCTCAAG gGGTCCCTTGTGTCTCGTGAAGCAAGTTTTAAAGAGAAG GTGAAGGAGCTTCCCACCTATAAAGACGTAGACTTCAGGAACAGCATGCAAAAAGTTTACGTGAGCGACGAAGGGAAGGAGAAGATCATGGAGAAGATCAGCAGAGACATCGAG TTTCTGGTGTGTATGAGGATCATGGACTACAGCCTGCTGCTGGGCATCCATGACGTGGAGCGAgctgagagggaggaggaggaggaagaggaggatgaggatgaggagatgGAGGCGTCCcacgaagaggaagaggaggatgaaaacGGCCTGGCTCCTGCTCCGGGCTCCGCCTCACCTGAGGGTATCGGTGGCTACATGAACTCCTACAAACCCATGGGCCCCGGGGAGTTTGATCCTTATGTGGATGTGTATGCTATTCAGAGCTCTGTAG GTGCACCCCACAGGGAGGTGTATTTTATGGGCCTGATTGACGTGCTGACGCAGTACGACACCAAGAAGAAAGCCGCTCACGCTGCCAAGGCCGTCAAACACGGG gcAGGAGCAGAAATCTCAACAGTTCACCCGGAGCAGTACGCAAAACGTTTCCTGGAGTTCATCACTAACATCTTTGCCTAG